The Coffea arabica cultivar ET-39 chromosome 9e, Coffea Arabica ET-39 HiFi, whole genome shotgun sequence genome has a window encoding:
- the LOC140014872 gene encoding uncharacterized protein, whose protein sequence is MVKHCAEATSDWMVKKLVGITRDHPNMTSKGVEAELRKYGVKPNKMQIFRAKNKALAKIEGTHAESYSKLPKHAELFRAQKLGFLEGCRPFVGFDGCFLKGPFGGVLMTAVALDANNSVFSIVFAVTECENKDIWRWFFYYFQEFFGPFDNNIPLTFMSDRQKGLNLTYEEIFPDATGRHCCGHIYSNFKGKPILTLVDGLRRKFMKNLHKRYQKGCTLTANITPRIAEKLIEISQASRKCEMHMASEGTFEIGDLDRSYIISRIPCKHAALGIMYRREKLEHYCEAWFTKDMYLKAYSAMIHPIPNVKRWPAMPDLLPKTMLPPPLRRAPGRPRVNRRREADEGASSSQPKRSSTLKCRNCGAAGHNKRTCKGLPMQKRTANRTPAELMTNRRGRPGRGMTSTSLSGAVL, encoded by the exons ATGGTTAAACACTGTGCTGAAGCCACATCTGACTGGATGGTCAAGAAGCTGGTTGGTATCACGAGAGATCATCCTAATATGACCAGCAAAGGTGTAGAGGCAGAGTTGAGGAAGTATGGTGTGAAGCCAAATAAAATGCAGATTTTTAGAGCTAAGAACAAAGCACTTGCTAAAATAGAAGGCACACATGCTGAATCTTATTCCAAACTTCCAAAACATGCTGAACT CTTTAGAGCTCAAAAGCTGGGATTCCTAGAAGGTTGTAGGCCTTTTGTGGGATTTGATGGATGTTTCTTGAAGGGGCCATTTGGAGGTGTGCTTATGACAGCAGTTGCTTTGGATGCAAACAACAGCGTATTTTCAATAGTATTTGCTGTAACTGAATGTGAGAACAAGGATATTTGGAGGTGGTTCTTCTACTACTTTCAAGAGTTCTTTGGACCATTTGACAACAACATCCCTTTAACTTTCATGAGTGATAGGCAAAAG GGATTGAATCTTACTTATGAGGAGATATTTCCTGATGCAACTGGACGGCATTGTTGTGGGCATATATACAGCAATTTCAA AGGAAAGCCTATACTGACATTAGTGGATGGTTTGAGGAGAAAGTTCATGAAAAACCTGCACAAGAGATACCAGAAAGGTTGCACCTTGACTGCTAATATCACTCCTAGAATTGCTGAGAAACTCATAGAAATTAGCCAAGCATCAAGAAAATGTGAGATGCATATGGCTAGTGAAGGCACATTCGAGATTGGTGATCTGGACAGAAGCTACATA ATATCTAGAATTCCATGTAAACATGCAGCACTAGGAATTATGTACAGGAGAGAAAAATTGGAACATTACTGTGAAGCTTGGTTCACAAAAGACATGTATTTGAAGGCATACTCTGCAATGATTCATCCTATTCCTAATGTGAAGAGGTGGCCAGCTATGCCTGATTTGCTCCCAAAAACTATGTTGCCACCTCCTTTGCGAAGAGCTCCTGGTAGACCAAGAGTAAATCGAAGAAGGGAAGCTGATGAGGGAGCTTCTTCTTCACAACCAAAAAGGTCAAGTACTCTCAAGTGTAGAAATTGTGGAGCTGCAGGTCATAATAAGAGGACCTGCAAAGGACTACCTATGCAAAAAAGGACTGCAAACAGAACCCCTGCTGAACTG ATGACAAATAGAAGAGGCAGACCAGGCAGAGGAATGACCAGCACAAGCTTATCAGGAGCTGTTCTTTAG